The following proteins are co-located in the Pararhizobium capsulatum DSM 1112 genome:
- a CDS encoding HutD/Ves family protein — protein sequence MPWKNGGGETTEIAVYPPDADLAGFGWRISMATVANDGPFSAFPGIDRTLSILSGEGVELDIAGRAPTMLTQSSAPLAFPADAATSARLVSGTITDLNVMTRRGQWSHRVERHQFEGEHRLDAEGGVTMLLSLGNLRIDSAGHAEELGRLDCAFIDRIVSITSDMPTEAYIIRIVEG from the coding sequence ATGCCGTGGAAGAATGGCGGCGGAGAAACCACCGAGATCGCCGTGTACCCACCGGATGCCGATCTCGCCGGCTTCGGCTGGCGCATCAGTATGGCGACGGTGGCGAACGACGGGCCGTTTTCGGCTTTCCCCGGTATCGACCGCACCCTCTCGATCCTGAGCGGCGAAGGTGTGGAACTCGACATCGCGGGTCGTGCACCCACCATGCTCACGCAGTCTTCCGCACCCCTCGCCTTCCCCGCTGATGCGGCCACCTCTGCGCGATTGGTGTCGGGCACCATCACGGATCTGAACGTTATGACACGGCGCGGGCAATGGTCGCATAGGGTCGAACGCCACCAATTTGAAGGCGAACACCGGCTCGATGCTGAAGGCGGCGTCACGATGCTGCTTTCGCTGGGAAACCTGCGGATCGACAGTGCCGGTCACGCCGAAGAACTCGGCCGGCTCGATTGCGCCTTTATCGACAGGATCGTGTCGATCACGTCGGATATGCCGACTGAAGCTTACATCATCCGTATCGTCGAAGGTTGA
- a CDS encoding arginase family protein, which yields MAYKLRPAMETFLGIGSGTKATAGSVVLFGAVHGTAYPNAVDIPSDVAAPDAVRRAITAASVQIDHWDFDFDGPLLNDGGFEVLDLGNVATSFGDNAGNRSAIEAVTRDIRAAGGVPILIGGDDSAAIPFMAGLGDVEALHILQIDAHIDWRDRIGDEPLGYSSTMRRASELPFVRSMTQVGIRAVGSARREEVEAARAWGSRLVTVRQVRASGVAGIADAIPRDGALLIHIDVDALDPSICPGINALSPGGLWLEEVTDLIAAGMAGRRLAGFSIVEFQPANDVNDITATVVGRLICHVLGHLARK from the coding sequence ATGGCTTACAAGCTTCGACCTGCAATGGAAACTTTTCTCGGCATAGGGTCGGGTACCAAGGCCACCGCCGGATCGGTCGTCCTTTTCGGCGCGGTGCATGGAACGGCCTATCCTAATGCCGTCGATATTCCATCTGACGTCGCGGCTCCCGATGCCGTGCGTCGTGCGATCACGGCGGCTTCCGTCCAAATTGACCATTGGGATTTCGATTTCGACGGGCCGTTGCTCAATGATGGTGGCTTCGAGGTTCTCGACCTCGGCAATGTTGCGACGTCATTCGGCGACAATGCGGGCAACCGCTCGGCCATCGAGGCGGTAACGCGCGATATCCGGGCGGCAGGAGGCGTGCCGATCCTGATCGGTGGCGACGATTCGGCGGCCATTCCCTTCATGGCGGGCCTTGGCGATGTCGAGGCGCTGCATATCCTGCAGATCGACGCCCATATCGACTGGCGCGACCGGATCGGCGACGAGCCGCTCGGCTATTCCAGCACCATGCGTCGCGCGTCCGAACTGCCGTTCGTGCGCTCGATGACGCAGGTCGGTATCCGTGCGGTGGGGAGTGCGCGGCGCGAAGAGGTCGAGGCGGCGCGGGCCTGGGGCTCGCGGCTGGTGACGGTGCGGCAGGTCAGGGCAAGCGGTGTGGCTGGGATTGCCGATGCCATCCCGCGTGACGGTGCGCTGCTGATCCATATCGACGTCGACGCGCTCGATCCGTCGATCTGCCCGGGTATCAACGCGCTGTCGCCCGGTGGTCTATGGCTGGAGGAAGTGACCGATCTCATCGCAGCAGGAATGGCCGGACGCCGTCTCGCCGGCTTCTCGATCGTCGAGTTCCAGCCGGCGAACGATGTCAACGACATTACGGCGACCGTCGTCGGCCGGCTGATCTGCCATGTGCTCGGCCATCTTGCCCGCAAATGA
- the solA gene encoding N-methyl-L-tryptophan oxidase, which translates to MTAHFDVAVVGLGAMGSAALAHLAARGVKVIGIDVYYPAHALSSSHGDSRLIRLGYFEDPSYVPLLQRAYENWRALEARLREDILTITGVLQIGKPDSKIVSGTLKSCALHNLPLETLSPDEMRRRFPVFSLDADEVALLDPQGGYLRPEAAVMGHLKLAASDGAALHFGEKVTEIETGAGGVIITSNTGRYSAAKVIVATGSWIGELVPDLRGHAVPIKQVVSWYKPTDGFVTTPQRMPVFIRDEGDNGSFFGFPAIGVDGVKVGRHAHFREPIDPNQPNPDVNDRDTDLLDTFIKRRLPAAAGLRVRSTTCRYTMLPSEDFLLDLLPGDNRVVVASPCSGHGFKFTSVVGEILADLALEGGTHLPIGAFSFAAMNRFLAARAA; encoded by the coding sequence ATGACTGCCCATTTCGACGTCGCCGTTGTTGGTCTCGGTGCCATGGGCAGTGCCGCCCTGGCGCATCTGGCTGCCCGGGGCGTCAAGGTCATCGGCATCGATGTCTACTATCCGGCCCATGCCCTGAGCTCGTCGCACGGCGACAGCCGACTGATCCGCCTCGGATATTTCGAAGACCCATCCTATGTGCCGCTGCTCCAGCGGGCCTACGAGAACTGGCGGGCGCTGGAGGCGCGGTTGCGCGAGGATATCCTGACGATCACCGGCGTCCTGCAGATCGGCAAGCCGGACAGCAAGATCGTCAGCGGCACGCTGAAAAGCTGTGCGCTCCACAATCTGCCGCTGGAAACCCTTTCGCCGGATGAGATGCGCCGCCGTTTTCCGGTATTTTCGCTGGATGCGGACGAGGTGGCCCTGCTTGATCCGCAGGGTGGCTATCTGCGACCGGAAGCGGCCGTCATGGGGCATCTTAAACTGGCAGCCAGTGATGGTGCTGCCCTGCACTTCGGCGAAAAGGTAACGGAAATCGAAACAGGCGCGGGCGGGGTCATCATCACCTCGAATACAGGACGCTACAGCGCCGCAAAGGTCATCGTCGCGACCGGCTCGTGGATCGGTGAGCTGGTGCCCGATCTGCGCGGACATGCCGTGCCGATCAAGCAAGTCGTTTCATGGTATAAGCCGACAGATGGTTTCGTTACCACGCCGCAGCGCATGCCGGTGTTCATCCGCGACGAGGGCGACAATGGTTCGTTCTTCGGTTTTCCGGCGATCGGCGTCGATGGCGTCAAGGTTGGCCGTCATGCGCATTTCCGCGAGCCGATCGATCCGAACCAACCCAATCCTGACGTCAACGACCGCGATACCGACCTGTTAGACACCTTCATCAAGCGCCGGCTACCCGCGGCGGCGGGCCTTCGCGTGCGCTCCACGACCTGCCGCTATACCATGCTGCCGAGCGAGGATTTCCTGCTCGATCTGTTGCCGGGTGATAACCGCGTCGTCGTGGCCTCGCCATGCTCCGGCCACGGCTTCAAGTTCACCAGTGTCGTCGGCGAAATCCTTGCGGATCTGGCTTTGGAAGGCGGCACGCATCTGCCGATCGGCGCTTTTTCCTTCGCGGCGATGAACCGGTTTCTCGCAGCGCGGGCGGCATGA
- a CDS encoding HAL/PAL/TAL family ammonia-lyase: protein MHSIKLETTLDWRAVAAVAEGAALSLSDVAVARVETASRIVSAIVESGVRAYGVNTGVGALADTVVDRPSQSRLSRNIILSHACGVGRILDVREVRAIIAAQIGNFSHGHSGVRLEIVSRLQLFLREDCIPDVPSKGSAGYLSHNAHIALVLIGEGTARLKGKSVTGAEALTAIGVEPLVLQAKEGLSLVNGTACATGLGSVALSRAKRFLDWADAIATLTIEALGCQAAAFDEAVLAMRKSDGIQKVGRSLRDRLAGSRLIAAAKGARTQDALSLRSVPHAHGAGWDVLGFAGAVVDRELASVTDNPAVSGTPEAPVVSSEAHAVAPALAQALDSLAVAIAQISMMSERRIDRLVNPLVSNLPSFLAADPGAGSGFMIAQYTAAALAAENRRLGTPASLDGGVTSALQEDFLAHPTAAANKLLAVIDNAEQILGIEFAAAAQAQDFKVGVASRAVGTDLLYRHIRATVPTYADDRPLGWDLEKARDLLRASPPPGL, encoded by the coding sequence GTGCATTCCATCAAGCTTGAGACGACGCTCGACTGGCGCGCCGTGGCAGCCGTTGCCGAGGGTGCCGCCCTCTCCCTTTCCGATGTTGCCGTAGCGCGTGTCGAAACGGCAAGCCGCATCGTCTCGGCGATTGTCGAGAGCGGTGTTCGCGCCTATGGAGTCAACACCGGCGTCGGGGCGCTGGCCGATACGGTCGTCGATCGTCCGTCGCAAAGCCGGCTGTCGCGCAACATCATCCTGTCCCATGCCTGCGGTGTTGGTCGGATTCTGGATGTGCGTGAAGTCCGTGCCATCATCGCGGCCCAAATCGGCAATTTCTCCCACGGTCACTCGGGCGTACGGCTGGAGATCGTCTCGCGGTTGCAACTGTTTCTCCGCGAAGACTGCATTCCCGATGTCCCCTCCAAGGGATCGGCGGGCTATCTTAGCCATAACGCCCATATCGCGTTGGTATTGATTGGCGAAGGCACGGCTCGGCTGAAGGGAAAGTCGGTGACGGGCGCAGAGGCGCTAACCGCGATCGGCGTCGAGCCGTTGGTTCTGCAGGCCAAGGAAGGCCTCAGCCTCGTCAACGGCACGGCCTGCGCCACGGGCCTCGGCTCCGTGGCACTTTCGCGGGCGAAGCGGTTTCTCGATTGGGCGGATGCTATCGCCACGCTGACGATCGAGGCGCTCGGTTGCCAGGCCGCCGCCTTCGACGAAGCGGTCCTTGCGATGCGCAAGTCGGACGGTATCCAAAAGGTTGGCCGGAGCCTGCGCGACCGTCTGGCTGGCAGCCGCCTGATCGCGGCCGCAAAAGGTGCGCGCACGCAGGATGCGCTGAGCCTTCGCTCGGTTCCACACGCCCATGGCGCGGGCTGGGACGTGCTGGGTTTCGCCGGCGCGGTCGTCGATCGCGAGCTTGCCTCCGTTACCGACAATCCGGCCGTTTCCGGCACACCGGAAGCGCCGGTCGTCTCCTCCGAGGCCCATGCCGTGGCCCCTGCGCTCGCGCAAGCGCTTGATAGCCTTGCCGTAGCGATTGCGCAGATTTCGATGATGAGCGAGCGACGCATCGATCGCCTCGTCAACCCTCTGGTAAGTAATCTTCCGTCGTTTCTCGCGGCCGACCCGGGTGCGGGTTCCGGTTTTATGATCGCGCAATACACGGCAGCCGCGCTTGCTGCGGAAAACCGGCGGCTTGGTACACCAGCAAGCCTTGACGGCGGCGTCACCTCAGCACTGCAGGAGGATTTTCTGGCGCATCCGACGGCGGCGGCCAACAAGCTTCTGGCCGTCATCGACAATGCGGAGCAAATTCTCGGTATTGAGTTTGCCGCAGCCGCCCAGGCGCAGGACTTCAAGGTCGGTGTCGCATCCAGGGCTGTCGGCACCGATCTGCTCTACCGCCATATCCGCGCCACTGTGCCAACCTACGCAGACGACCGGCCGCTCGGCTGGGATCTTGAAAAGGCGCGCGATCTCCTGCGTGCATCCCCGCCGCCCGGCCTGTGA
- a CDS encoding ABC transporter ATP-binding protein, whose protein sequence is MAGTTRLSVRNIRKSFGTHEVLRGISLEARDGDVISLLGASGSGKSTFLRCINLLEIADHGEISVDGELIQMQQRGGKNVPANRKQVDRIRSELGMVFQSFNLWSHMTILENVIEGPVHVLKRPRAESIAEAEALLEKVGIAEKRHAYPAHLSGGQQQRAAIARSLAMKPKVMLFDEPTSALDPELVGEVLRVMRSLAEEGMTMLVVTHEMSFARNVSNRVIFMKSGEIDSDGAPDELFGSGGSPSFRQFIGNFGG, encoded by the coding sequence ATGGCAGGCACGACTCGGCTTTCCGTCCGCAACATCCGCAAGAGCTTTGGCACCCATGAAGTGCTGCGCGGCATCTCGCTCGAGGCCCGCGATGGCGACGTCATCTCGCTGCTTGGCGCCAGTGGCTCGGGCAAGTCGACCTTCCTGCGCTGCATCAACCTACTGGAGATCGCCGATCACGGCGAGATCTCCGTCGATGGCGAGCTGATCCAGATGCAGCAGCGCGGCGGCAAGAATGTTCCCGCCAATCGTAAGCAGGTCGATCGCATCCGCTCCGAGCTCGGCATGGTGTTCCAGTCGTTCAATCTCTGGTCTCACATGACCATCCTCGAAAACGTCATCGAGGGGCCAGTGCACGTGTTGAAGCGGCCGCGGGCGGAAAGTATCGCGGAAGCAGAAGCGCTCCTCGAAAAGGTCGGCATTGCCGAAAAGCGCCATGCCTATCCCGCCCATCTTTCCGGCGGCCAGCAGCAGCGGGCGGCGATCGCCCGGTCGCTGGCAATGAAGCCGAAGGTCATGCTGTTCGATGAACCCACGTCTGCGCTCGATCCGGAACTGGTCGGTGAAGTGCTGCGCGTCATGCGCTCGCTGGCGGAAGAAGGCATGACCATGCTGGTCGTCACTCACGAAATGAGCTTTGCCCGCAATGTCTCCAACCGGGTGATCTTCATGAAATCCGGCGAAATCGACAGCGACGGCGCACCCGACGAGCTGTTCGGCTCCGGCGGTTCGCCCAGCTTCCGTCAGTTCATCGGCAATTTCGGAGGCTGA
- a CDS encoding ABC transporter permease has translation MDMAFMFETMKTLLAALPMTLALFALAIVFGGLLALVIVWMRVSGNAIARNFAKGYIFVFRGSPLLIQMFLIFYGLGQFGFIRYSFLWPALREPFVCAVLSLALCTAGYTAEIFRFGLRAIPAKEIEAARSIGMSGFLLTRRILAPIAFRHALPAYSTEVVMMVKSTALASLVTVWEVTGVAQRLISQTYRTMEVFLCAAAIYLILNFIILQAMAFLEYKLTPHRRAAPLFPVPQR, from the coding sequence ATGGATATGGCCTTCATGTTCGAGACCATGAAAACGCTGTTGGCCGCGCTGCCGATGACGCTGGCGCTGTTTGCGCTGGCTATCGTCTTCGGCGGATTGCTTGCGCTCGTTATCGTCTGGATGCGAGTGAGCGGCAATGCCATCGCCCGCAATTTTGCTAAGGGATACATCTTCGTCTTTCGCGGCTCGCCGCTTTTGATCCAGATGTTCCTGATCTTCTACGGCCTCGGCCAGTTCGGCTTCATCCGCTACAGCTTCCTGTGGCCGGCGCTGCGCGAACCGTTCGTCTGTGCCGTCCTGTCGCTGGCGCTTTGCACCGCCGGCTATACGGCGGAAATCTTCCGCTTTGGCCTGCGGGCCATTCCGGCAAAGGAGATCGAGGCGGCGCGTTCGATTGGCATGTCGGGCTTCCTGCTCACCCGGCGCATCCTTGCCCCGATCGCTTTTCGCCATGCGCTGCCGGCCTATTCGACCGAGGTGGTGATGATGGTGAAATCCACCGCCCTTGCCAGCCTCGTCACGGTCTGGGAAGTAACCGGCGTTGCCCAACGGCTGATCTCGCAGACCTACCGCACGATGGAAGTCTTCCTCTGCGCTGCGGCCATCTACCTCATTCTCAATTTCATAATCCTGCAGGCCATGGCGTTTCTTGAATACAAGCTGACCCCGCACCGCCGCGCGGCACCGCTTTTCCCGGTACCGCAACGATGA
- a CDS encoding ABC transporter permease, translating into MALFQLIGFGPTGWGGLLLVAALMTLCVTAVALLIGAIIGALVASAKLSASKTLKTLGGIYTTVFRGVPELLIIYLVYFGGSSAVTAIGKAMGYEGFLGLPSFVAGSLAVGIISGAYQAEVFRGAFLAIPKGELEAAQAIGMNRGLRLRRIIGPQVFRFAIPGIGNVWQLSLKDSALVSVTGLADLMRTSQVAAGSTRQHFVFFIVGGCLYLILTSFSDRLFTSAEKRANRSMPTSLGQA; encoded by the coding sequence ATGGCACTATTTCAATTGATCGGATTTGGTCCCACCGGATGGGGCGGGCTGCTTCTCGTGGCGGCATTGATGACGCTGTGCGTTACCGCGGTGGCGCTTCTGATCGGCGCCATTATCGGTGCTCTTGTCGCAAGTGCAAAGCTATCCGCAAGCAAGACATTAAAAACTCTCGGCGGGATCTACACCACGGTGTTCCGGGGTGTTCCTGAACTGCTGATCATCTATCTCGTCTATTTCGGCGGATCGAGTGCGGTGACAGCCATCGGCAAGGCGATGGGGTACGAGGGCTTTCTCGGCCTTCCTTCCTTCGTGGCCGGTTCGCTTGCCGTCGGCATCATCTCGGGGGCCTATCAGGCGGAAGTGTTTCGCGGGGCGTTTCTCGCCATTCCCAAGGGCGAGCTGGAAGCAGCACAGGCGATCGGCATGAACCGGGGCTTGCGCTTGCGCCGCATCATCGGCCCGCAGGTCTTCCGCTTTGCGATCCCGGGTATCGGCAATGTCTGGCAGCTCAGCCTCAAGGACTCGGCGCTGGTATCGGTCACCGGTCTTGCCGACCTGATGCGCACCAGCCAGGTCGCGGCAGGCTCCACACGACAGCATTTCGTCTTCTTCATCGTCGGCGGCTGCCTCTATCTGATCCTGACAAGTTTCTCCGACCGGCTTTTCACCAGCGCCGAAAAACGCGCCAACCGCAGCATGCCGACCAGTCTCGGCCAGGCCTGA
- a CDS encoding transporter substrate-binding domain-containing protein: MAGAVAFATLSAPLAQAKDWKTVTITLEGAYAPWNLTNPDGTLGGFEPELAKYLCDHMKVECTLVASDWDGMIPALNAGKFDVIMDALSITDERKQIIDFTIPYAHTHAAFATLKDSPLANAAGTGTVIKLDPGATGVKEIDAMKEAFAGKTIGIQAATVYSKFIYDNFGDIATVREYKTGAERDLDLESGRIDLVFDDAVYLISAFEKANGTLGFTGPEIGGTIFGSGEGLGIRQADTDLRDMFNKAIEAALADGTIKTLSMKWFKTDVTP; this comes from the coding sequence ATGGCGGGTGCCGTCGCTTTCGCAACCTTGTCTGCTCCCCTGGCGCAGGCCAAGGACTGGAAGACCGTGACGATCACGCTCGAGGGTGCCTATGCGCCCTGGAACCTGACCAATCCGGACGGCACGCTCGGCGGCTTCGAGCCTGAGCTTGCCAAATATCTCTGCGATCACATGAAAGTCGAGTGCACGCTCGTCGCGTCCGATTGGGACGGCATGATTCCGGCGCTCAATGCCGGCAAGTTCGACGTGATCATGGACGCGCTGTCGATCACCGATGAACGCAAGCAGATCATCGACTTCACCATTCCTTACGCCCATACCCACGCTGCTTTCGCGACGCTGAAGGATAGCCCGCTCGCCAATGCGGCCGGCACCGGCACGGTCATCAAGCTCGATCCGGGTGCGACTGGCGTCAAGGAAATCGATGCCATGAAGGAAGCCTTTGCCGGCAAGACGATCGGCATCCAGGCAGCGACCGTTTATTCGAAGTTCATCTATGACAACTTCGGCGATATCGCCACGGTGCGCGAATACAAGACCGGCGCGGAACGCGACCTCGATCTCGAAAGCGGCCGTATCGACCTCGTGTTCGACGATGCCGTCTACCTGATCTCCGCGTTCGAGAAAGCCAATGGCACACTCGGATTTACCGGCCCTGAAATCGGCGGCACGATCTTCGGGTCCGGCGAAGGCCTCGGCATCCGCCAGGCAGACACCGACCTGCGCGATATGTTCAACAAGGCTATCGAGGCAGCCCTTGCCGACGGCACCATCAAGACGCTGTCGATGAAGTGGTTCAAGACCGACGTAACCCCCTGA
- the hutC gene encoding histidine utilization repressor produces the protein MKRNNEPNTQLKWDTADNDGAPLYAGVKQMILDRIQSGEWPPKHRVPSENELVAELGVSKMTANRALRELASEGELVRIQGVGSFVAERKGYSELFEVRNIAEEINERGHTHQASVIVLANEKASPDVADALGLQIGADVFHSLIVHSENGVPVQIEDRFVNPEAAPGYLDQDFTTLTPNAYLTAEAPLSGSEHIVEAAMPQPWECKLLVILRTEPCLLIRRRTWSSKRAVSFARLVYPGNRYRLESRSGVMSED, from the coding sequence ATGAAGCGCAACAACGAACCGAATACTCAACTGAAGTGGGACACCGCCGACAATGACGGCGCCCCCCTCTATGCCGGCGTCAAGCAGATGATCCTCGACCGCATACAGAGCGGCGAATGGCCCCCGAAACACAGGGTTCCCTCGGAGAACGAACTGGTGGCGGAACTTGGGGTCAGCAAGATGACCGCCAACCGGGCGCTCCGCGAGCTGGCGAGCGAAGGCGAACTTGTCCGCATCCAGGGCGTCGGTTCCTTTGTGGCCGAGCGGAAGGGCTATTCCGAACTGTTCGAAGTGCGCAACATTGCCGAGGAAATCAACGAGCGAGGCCATACGCATCAGGCCTCCGTGATCGTTCTGGCAAACGAGAAAGCCTCCCCGGATGTCGCCGACGCCCTTGGACTGCAGATCGGCGCAGACGTGTTTCATTCGCTGATCGTACACAGCGAAAACGGCGTTCCCGTCCAGATTGAGGATCGTTTTGTGAACCCCGAGGCTGCGCCCGGTTACCTCGATCAGGATTTCACCACGCTGACGCCCAACGCCTATCTAACGGCGGAGGCGCCTTTGAGCGGATCCGAACATATCGTCGAAGCTGCAATGCCGCAGCCTTGGGAATGCAAGCTGCTGGTAATCCTGCGCACTGAGCCGTGCCTGCTGATCCGCCGGCGCACATGGTCGTCAAAACGCGCCGTTTCCTTCGCGCGTCTCGTTTATCCTGGTAACCGCTATCGACTTGAATCGCGCAGCGGAGTGATGTCTGAGGACTGA
- a CDS encoding HD-GYP domain-containing protein produces MVKRIEKHELRVGMYIEALEGMWLNSPTSERRFLVSRQRDVEVLKASDVTGIYINTSKGLDRDGRRPNSAASANGREEAAGNVVQLEKQRATAKVLQESVASLESVFLASQSGAELDTEACMAVAGEIANSVKDGPSILLGMTRLKSKDKVTFLHSIAVSALLVHLGREMAFDEATVRCLGLAGLVHDIGKLAIPVEVLQKPSGLTEEERALIMNHTVLGHEILVQQGQLPDLVLDICLNHHERVDGKGYPNRVPGANLSIFARMAAICDVYEATTSVRPYKEPWSSKYAFNWMLQREGHFDHQLLWRFILSFDATDQRETA; encoded by the coding sequence GTGGTCAAGAGAATTGAAAAGCACGAGCTTCGGGTTGGGATGTATATCGAAGCTTTGGAAGGCATGTGGTTGAATAGTCCAACGTCTGAGCGGCGTTTTCTTGTAAGCCGCCAGCGCGACGTGGAGGTGCTGAAGGCAAGCGATGTAACGGGCATCTACATTAATACCTCCAAGGGCCTGGACAGGGATGGACGACGGCCGAATAGCGCGGCTTCGGCAAACGGCCGGGAGGAGGCCGCCGGCAATGTCGTTCAACTTGAAAAGCAGCGCGCGACAGCCAAGGTTCTTCAGGAGTCGGTAGCCAGCCTGGAGAGTGTTTTCCTTGCAAGTCAAAGCGGTGCAGAGCTTGATACCGAGGCTTGCATGGCGGTGGCTGGAGAGATTGCCAATTCGGTCAAGGATGGTCCCTCCATTCTTCTTGGCATGACGCGGCTGAAATCGAAAGACAAGGTGACGTTCCTTCATTCCATCGCGGTGTCGGCGCTTCTTGTCCACCTTGGCCGGGAAATGGCTTTCGATGAGGCCACGGTTCGTTGCCTGGGGCTTGCGGGCCTCGTGCATGATATCGGCAAGCTTGCCATTCCGGTGGAGGTCCTGCAGAAGCCTTCCGGTTTGACGGAGGAAGAGCGCGCCCTGATCATGAACCACACCGTGCTCGGTCACGAGATTCTTGTGCAGCAGGGGCAGCTGCCGGACCTCGTTCTCGATATCTGTCTCAACCATCATGAGCGCGTCGACGGCAAGGGCTACCCCAACAGGGTTCCCGGAGCAAACCTGTCTATCTTCGCACGCATGGCTGCAATTTGTGATGTCTACGAGGCGACTACCTCGGTGCGCCCCTACAAGGAGCCGTGGTCGTCGAAATATGCTTTCAACTGGATGCTCCAGAGAGAAGGGCATTTCGACCACCAGCTATTGTGGCGGTTTATCTTGAGTTTTGACGCAACGGATCAGCGGGAAACCGCCTGA